Proteins encoded within one genomic window of Nitrospina gracilis 3/211:
- the gltX gene encoding glutamate--tRNA ligase produces the protein YARHHAGTFILRIEDTDLSRSTDESIQEILSAMQWLGLDYDEGPFRQMERQDRYREQLANLLDAGKAYRCYCTAEELEAKRKAQQAAGENPRYDGTCRNRTDQPTDQPHVLRFKAPKEGTVTVKDILRGNVNFELKEMDDIILQRTDGTPTYNFVVVVDDADMQITHVIRGDDHLSNTPKQALLYDALGVARPQFAHISMILGPDKTRLSKRHGATSTLEYQKQGYLPHALINYLARLGWSHGDQELFTLEEMIQHFALENVTISAAVFNPEKLLWVNEQWIQTSTPEDIAPHLEPILVQERLLSEGHGRSRDGIARIIPPLQKRAKTLVEMAHGAAFYFKDEVEFDEKAKEKFLTFEVKPWFEKLCAGLEKMDEPLEHDAVESLFKQVIEEEGIKLKNLAQPVRVALTGQTASPGIYDLFLMLGKDRSLTRLRNGIN, from the coding sequence TACGCCCGCCACCACGCCGGCACCTTCATCCTGCGCATCGAGGACACCGACCTCTCCCGCTCGACCGACGAATCCATCCAGGAAATCCTCTCGGCCATGCAGTGGCTCGGCCTCGACTACGACGAAGGCCCGTTCCGCCAGATGGAGCGGCAGGACCGCTACCGCGAACAACTTGCCAACCTGCTCGACGCGGGCAAGGCCTACCGCTGTTACTGTACGGCGGAAGAACTGGAAGCCAAACGCAAGGCCCAGCAGGCGGCGGGCGAGAATCCACGATACGACGGCACCTGCCGGAACCGCACCGATCAGCCCACGGACCAGCCGCACGTGCTCCGCTTCAAAGCTCCGAAAGAAGGCACCGTCACCGTAAAGGACATCCTGCGCGGCAACGTGAACTTCGAACTCAAGGAAATGGACGACATCATCCTGCAACGCACCGACGGCACTCCGACGTACAACTTCGTCGTGGTGGTGGACGACGCCGACATGCAAATCACCCACGTCATCCGCGGCGACGACCACCTGTCCAACACGCCGAAGCAGGCATTGCTGTACGACGCCTTAGGCGTGGCGCGACCCCAGTTCGCGCACATCTCGATGATCCTCGGCCCCGACAAAACGCGACTCAGCAAACGCCACGGCGCGACCTCGACCCTCGAATACCAGAAACAGGGCTACCTGCCGCACGCGCTCATCAATTATCTCGCGCGGCTCGGCTGGTCGCACGGCGACCAGGAGCTGTTCACGCTGGAAGAAATGATCCAGCACTTCGCGCTGGAGAACGTCACCATCTCCGCTGCTGTGTTCAATCCGGAAAAACTGTTGTGGGTCAACGAGCAATGGATCCAGACCAGCACGCCGGAAGACATCGCGCCGCACCTGGAACCGATCCTCGTGCAGGAAAGATTATTGAGCGAGGGACACGGCCGTTCGAGGGACGGGATCGCGCGCATCATCCCGCCCCTGCAGAAACGCGCCAAGACGCTGGTGGAGATGGCCCACGGCGCCGCGTTTTATTTTAAAGATGAGGTGGAGTTTGACGAGAAAGCGAAAGAGAAGTTTTTGACCTTCGAGGTGAAACCGTGGTTCGAGAAACTGTGCGCGGGGTTGGAGAAGATGGACGAGCCGCTCGAGCACGACGCCGTCGAGTCCCTGTTCAAGCAGGTAATCGAGGAGGAAGGGATCAAGCTCAAGAACCTGGCCCAGCCCGTGCGGGTCGCCCTCACCGGCCAGACCGCCTCCCCCGGCATCTACGATTTGTTTTTAATGCTGGGCAAGGACCGCTCCCTCACCCGCCTGCGGAATGGGATTAATTAG
- a CDS encoding glutamate--tRNA ligase family protein, which translates to MTDTQKIRVRFAPSPTGTLHISGVRTALF; encoded by the coding sequence ATGACCGACACCCAGAAAATCCGCGTCCGTTTCGCGCCCAGCCCCACCGGCACCCTGCACATCAGCGGCGTGCGCACCGCCCTGTTC
- a CDS encoding response regulator translates to MTTEVLTSKKKIRILIADDHPLFRRGLKNAFSETPDIEIIAEADNGNDVLDKIRDQELSLVILDISMPGKDGLEVVKQIKTEYPKLPILIMSVYPENQYAVRFIKAGAAGYLTKESALDTLLHAVRKVSQGGKFASPEITERLAFDFLETNKPLHETLSDREYQVFLMIARGKSLTEIANELSLSVKTISTHRSRILEKMKMKKNAELIHYAINYSLI, encoded by the coding sequence ATGACAACTGAAGTTCTGACCTCCAAGAAAAAGATCAGAATTCTGATCGCAGATGATCACCCCCTGTTTCGCCGTGGACTCAAAAACGCGTTTTCGGAAACGCCCGACATCGAAATCATCGCGGAAGCGGACAATGGGAATGATGTTCTGGACAAAATCCGTGACCAGGAATTGAGCCTGGTGATCCTGGATATTTCCATGCCGGGTAAAGACGGCCTGGAGGTCGTGAAGCAAATCAAGACGGAATATCCCAAACTGCCCATCCTCATCATGAGCGTGTACCCGGAAAACCAGTACGCGGTGCGCTTCATCAAGGCCGGCGCGGCGGGATACCTCACCAAGGAAAGCGCTCTCGACACTCTGCTCCACGCGGTGCGCAAGGTGTCCCAGGGTGGCAAATTCGCCAGCCCGGAAATCACCGAACGACTTGCTTTCGATTTCCTCGAAACCAACAAACCGCTGCACGAAACACTGTCGGATCGCGAATACCAGGTGTTCCTCATGATTGCGCGTGGCAAATCGTTGACAGAGATCGCCAACGAATTATCGTTGAGTGTGAAGACCATCAGCACGCATCGGTCCCGTATTCTGGAAAAAATGAAAATGAAAAAGAATGCGGAACTGATTCATTACGCAATCAATTACAGCCTCATTTAA
- a CDS encoding GAF domain-containing sensor histidine kinase produces MEPRPEFVKLLWGILAAFLFVIDLLLPEGTIDGFFYVILVLAALRIRHKNFLIMATLLATMLNMIGFYLALDGPNLYQELLDRLGSTLTIWVAGWLCLVQQKSEDHAYQLLQRQGSFVQLHKDIAVASNETRAVEETLQYCLRRICHQAGWPVGHLYLVNSPANPNLVSTTTWHLENPEQFQTFRSVSEGTVFDSGIGLPGRVLANGKPAWIIDVNKDPNFPRARLSPNIGVKAGFAFPILIGNEVAGIMEFFSPRAEPPNDDMLEVMGHIGTLLGRVLERKRAEDEQEQLLHFLKERVNEQTCLYNVANLIANAKTIREVFNNLQSYVASAWQYPEITRVKVVFGEEAFAPPDFRETPWTMSAPLTIHGVQQGSLVVCYLEERPDSEEGPFVKEERRLLDGLAYLLSVAAQRKLAEEEIERSRQQLRNLYNKLETVREEERSRIAREIHDEMAQVLTTMKLEVARLCKKLEISHPDLKENAETVIELIDQTIPTVKQLIHDLRPPILDHFGLEEAISWQGQEFERLTGIQFEFDCDSEPENLDKERSTTLFRIFQETLTNVARHSKAENVSVKLNDENGMVSLHVQDDGVGITQDRLKNGHSLGILGMQERARVWGGSVNFVSKPNEGTLVTINISRN; encoded by the coding sequence GTGGAACCACGACCCGAATTCGTAAAGTTATTGTGGGGCATTCTTGCCGCCTTTTTGTTCGTCATCGACCTGCTTTTGCCGGAAGGGACGATCGACGGTTTCTTTTATGTGATTCTGGTTCTTGCGGCACTGCGAATCCGCCACAAAAACTTTCTGATCATGGCCACCCTGCTGGCCACTATGTTGAACATGATCGGTTTTTACCTTGCGCTGGACGGCCCCAACCTTTATCAGGAACTCCTGGACAGGTTGGGCTCCACCCTGACCATCTGGGTTGCGGGTTGGCTGTGCCTTGTGCAACAAAAGTCGGAAGACCATGCTTATCAGTTGTTGCAACGGCAAGGGTCGTTTGTGCAGCTGCACAAGGACATCGCCGTCGCTTCCAACGAAACCCGGGCTGTGGAGGAAACCCTGCAGTATTGCCTGCGGAGAATCTGTCATCAGGCGGGGTGGCCTGTGGGTCATTTGTATCTGGTCAATTCCCCCGCCAACCCGAATCTGGTCTCCACTACGACCTGGCACCTGGAAAACCCGGAACAGTTTCAAACGTTTCGTTCCGTCTCCGAAGGCACCGTTTTCGATTCGGGAATCGGGCTTCCCGGTCGCGTGCTCGCCAACGGCAAACCCGCCTGGATTATTGACGTCAACAAGGATCCCAACTTCCCGCGCGCGCGGTTGTCCCCCAACATCGGTGTCAAGGCGGGGTTTGCGTTTCCCATCCTGATTGGCAACGAGGTGGCTGGCATTATGGAATTTTTCTCGCCACGTGCGGAACCTCCGAACGATGACATGCTGGAAGTCATGGGCCACATCGGCACCTTGCTGGGCCGCGTTCTGGAGCGCAAGCGGGCCGAGGACGAACAGGAACAACTGCTTCATTTTTTGAAGGAACGCGTCAACGAGCAGACATGCCTTTACAATGTCGCCAACCTGATCGCCAATGCCAAAACCATCCGCGAGGTGTTCAACAACCTGCAGTCCTACGTGGCCTCGGCCTGGCAATACCCGGAAATCACCCGCGTCAAGGTGGTTTTTGGTGAGGAAGCGTTCGCTCCGCCGGATTTCCGGGAAACGCCGTGGACCATGTCCGCACCGCTCACCATCCACGGCGTTCAGCAGGGGTCGCTCGTGGTCTGCTACCTGGAGGAAAGACCGGATTCGGAGGAAGGCCCTTTTGTCAAGGAAGAGCGCCGGCTTCTGGACGGGCTGGCGTATTTGCTGAGCGTCGCAGCGCAACGCAAGCTTGCAGAAGAGGAAATCGAACGTTCACGCCAGCAGTTGCGCAACCTCTACAACAAACTGGAAACGGTCCGCGAGGAAGAACGATCGCGCATCGCGCGCGAGATCCACGACGAGATGGCGCAGGTGCTGACCACAATGAAACTGGAGGTGGCGCGGCTGTGCAAGAAGCTGGAAATCAGCCACCCGGACCTCAAGGAAAACGCAGAGACGGTGATCGAGTTGATCGACCAGACCATCCCGACGGTCAAGCAGTTGATCCACGACCTGCGCCCACCGATCCTCGATCACTTTGGACTGGAGGAAGCCATCTCGTGGCAGGGCCAGGAGTTCGAAAGGTTGACGGGCATTCAATTTGAATTCGATTGCGACAGCGAACCTGAAAACCTGGACAAGGAACGATCCACCACATTGTTTCGTATTTTCCAGGAAACGCTCACCAACGTCGCGCGGCATTCCAAGGCGGAGAATGTGAGCGTGAAACTGAATGATGAAAATGGTATGGTATCATTGCATGTTCAGGATGATGGGGTGGGTATCACCCAGGACAGGCTGAAAAACGGCCATTCCCTTGGTATTCTGGGCATGCAGGAACGGGCACGGGTCTGGGGGGGCTCCGTGAATTTTGTAAGCAAACCCAACGAGGGTACGTTGGTAACCATCAACATCAGCAGGAACTAA